A genomic region of Scomber japonicus isolate fScoJap1 chromosome 5, fScoJap1.pri, whole genome shotgun sequence contains the following coding sequences:
- the pdia3 gene encoding protein disulfide-isomerase A3 — translation MLRLIFLAALAGFSQASDVLDYTDDDFDSKIGDHDMVLVEFFAPWCGHCKRLAPEYEAAATRLKGIVSLAKVDCTSNSNTCSKYGVSGYPTLKIFRDGEEAGPYDGPRTADGIVSFLKKQAGPASVELKSDAELAKYTGDHDASVVGFFADEKSTAQAEFLKAASALRDNYRFAHTNSEALLQSHGIDGEGVVLFRPARLNNKFEDSSVKYSEDKYTSNKIKKFIQDNIFGICPHMTDDNKDQLKGKDLLVAYYDVDYDKNPKGSNYWRNRVMKVAKSFLDQGKKLNFAVANKNMFGHDLSEFGLDGSSGELPVVAIRTAKGDKFVMSEEFSRDGKALERFLQDYFDGKLKRYLKSEPIPENNDGPVKVLVAENFDAIVNDDSKDALVEFYAPWCGHCKNLEPKYNELGEKLAGDPNIVIAKMDATANDVPSPYEVSGFPTIFFVPAGRKMNPKKYEGGREVSDFISYLKREATNPLVVQEESKKKKKKNDRPDRPEL, via the exons ATGCTGAGGCTGATCTTTCTGGCCGCGCTCGCCGGCTTCTCTCAGGCCAGTGATGTGCTTGACTACACGGACGATGACTTCGATAGCAAGATTGGAGACCACGATATGGTTCTTGTGGAGTTTTTTGCACCATG GTGTGGCCATTGTAAACGGTTAGCACCTGAGTACGAGGCAGCAGCTACACGTCTGAAAGGCATCGTCTCTCTGGCCAAG gTTGACTGCACATCCAACAGCAACACTTGCAGCAAATATGGCGTCAGCGGTTACCCGACCCTGAAGATCTTTAGGGACGGAGAAGAAGCTGGTCCCTATGATGGTCCCAGAACTGCag ATGGGATCGTCAGCTTCCTTAAGAAGCAGGCTGGCCCCGCTTCTGTAGAGCTCAAGTCCGATGCAGAGTTGGCGAAATACACCGGAGACCACGACGCAAGTGTTGTCG gatTCTTTGCTGATGAGAAGAGCACAGCACAGGCAGAGTTCCTGAAGGCAGCTAGCGCCCTGAGGGACAACTACCGCTTCGCCCACACCAACTCCGAGGCTCTGCTCCAGAGTCACGGCATCGACGGAGA GGGAGTCGTCCTGTTCCGCCCAGCAAGACTCAACAACAAATTCGAGGACAGCTCCGTCAAATACAGCGAGGACAAATACACCAGCAATAAAATCAAGAAGTTCATCCAGGACAACAT cTTTGGAATCTGCCCCCATATGACAGACGACAACAAAGACCAGCTGAAGGGAAAAGATCTGCTGGTGGCTTATTACGATGTCGATTATGACAAAAATCCCAAGGGCTCCAACTACTGGAGGAACAG GGTGATGAAGGTGGCTAAGAGCTTCCTGGATCAGGGCAAGAAGCTGAACTTCGCCGTAGCCAACAAGAACATGTTCGGACACGATCTGTCCGAGTTCGGCCTGGACGGCAGCTCGGGAGAACTGCCCGTGGTCGCCATCCGCACCGCCAAGGGAGACAAATTCGTCATGAGCGAGGAGTTCTC TCGCGATGGAAAAGCTCTGGAGCGTTTCCTGCAGGACTACTTTGATGGCAAGTTGAAGCGTTACCTCAAATCTGAGCCCATCCCCGAGAACAACGACGGACCCGTCAAG GTCTTGGTCGCCGAGAACTTCGACGCCATCGTCAACGACGACAGCAAAGACGCCCTGGTTGAGTTTTACGCTCCGTGGTGCGGACACTGCAAGAACCTGGAGCCCAAATACAACGAGCTGGGAGAAAAG CTCGCCGGCGATCCCAACATCGTCATCGCCAAGATGGACGCCACAGCCAACGACGTGCCATCTCCATATGAAGTCAGCGG TTTCCCCACAATCTTCTTCGTTCCAGCCGGACGTAAGATGAACCCAAAGAAATACGAG GGAGGTCGCGAGGTGAGCGACTTCATCTCCTACCTGAAGAGGGAGGCGACCAACCCCTTGGTGGTGCAGGAGGaatccaagaagaagaagaagaagaacgacAGGCCTGACAGGCCAGAGCTATAA